Below is a genomic region from Bacteroidota bacterium.
CACCAAGCATATTATAAACTTTGATAACTGCTTTGTTGGTCTCTGTACTTCTTGTATCGATGAATAATGTTCGATGGGTTGAAAAAACATTAATACTTCTCATATTATTTTCATTTAATTCGGTGCTTGTCTTTTCATTATCAACTAAAGTGGCTGAGTGATTTACATGTAATAAAAATCTTTCTTTACTATCGGTCACTTGGCCGTGGAAGTGATAAGTACCTTGTTTCAGGTCAAATATTTTGTTTGTTACTAAGTCTTCAAGAAAAAAATCTGTTTCAACCGGACTTTTATCCAGCTTACAGTTAATCTGATATTCGCTATTAACTGAAGCAATAAAGGAAATTGGAATAGATACATCCATGTTGTTTTTGGGAAGAGAATTGATGGATGCGAACGAACCGTCTGTCAGTACTGAATAAATTTGAGGAACATCAGAATCGTAACTATAAATTTTATATGCATCCAGATTATCTTCAAAATATTCCTGTGCATTTTCATGAAATCGAATGATGGTTTCATCATTTCGACCATTTCCATCAACAATTAATGAAAGTTGATATGCATTTTTATCACCTCTGAATTGACCATTGGGATATTCCACCATTACCTGGGGGGTCATTGCTATTGAACCACCTCCAGAATTGGCTCGAACAAAAAATCCCTGAGTTGAAGCAATATATCTGCTCCCTCCATTTGTTCCTGATCCATTTGTGTAAGTGGTGAAATTATTTTGAGCAGGATCCCAAATATATATTGCTCCATTGATATTTGTTTTGGTCCATCCACTGCTTGCGTCCCAATCGATTGTAGCAGGATATGGGTTTCCAATTAAGTTGTATCCATCTCTATTGTAGGTCAGGTTTTTTGAAAAATTCCCTGAATTTAATGAACCAGTATAGGTCACAACTTTATGATTGTTTTTGACATAAACATCGTAACCATCCATACTATTAAGCGTTTGATTATTGGTTACTTTATTCCATAGTCCACTTGTTTCGTTGTATCCATATAATGCTGATCCCCAAAAGATGTTAGATGATGAATTAGAAACGGGGGAAGAAATGTAATGCCAGCCATCGGAGGTGATTTTTCGCTCAAATCGACTTTCCCCAACCACAGCTAATGTTCCAAGATTAACCAGCGAAGCTGTTTTTGTATTATCTGTTTTGAATACTATTTCGCTCCATACTTTTAAGCTCTTTCCAGAAGCAATTGTCAAATACTTTCCTGGATTTAAAATTAGTGAGCCACATTGCATGCCCGTATTTTTTACTTCAGGTAAATTGGTTGTTGTAGTTGGTATTAATACATTTGAAAAAGCATGAGGAGTTATTCCTTCTTGCCAATTATTGGCATTATTCCAATCGCGAGATACATCGCCTTTCCATGTTAATGAGTTAGGAAATAATCTTGTTTTCCACCTGGGTTTGTTTCCATTTGATGGGATAAAATTACCCGTATTGCTGTTCGAGCTATTATCACTTACAACAGTGCCACTTCCTTCGTTAAATGGCCAGTAGCCTACTAAATTACTCCATAATGAATCACTTGAGTTTAGCTCCTCAAACATTCTTTTCTGGATTTGATAAATATGCAAACAGCTGTTCCAAATTCGCACTTCATCAATGATTCCATCAAAGGTGAATTTATTGTAGCTCGTGTTATAATCTTCATTTAATTGTCTGCCAATGTTTAATCCATTTTTGTTAGGATCATTTAAACTGGCGTAATTAATTGATAAACTATTTGAAGAAGACGATTCGAGCTTTCCATTCAGATATAACTGCATGCCGGATGAGTTCCAGCTTGCACTTACATGATACCATTTTGACAATTGTAAACTGCTTGTTGATTGAATTTGATAAGAGTTTGAATTGTTTGAAATTGCAAAATACAATTTGTTGTTATTCCACAATTGCAGGGTGTAAGCCTCGTCAGAAAAATCTTTTTTATCGCCCTTGTGAATGATTCCGGCAAAGTCCTTATAAGATGATAAATAAATCCATGCTTCTATCGTACCCTGTGAACTTAGATTTAAAGAGCTATTCTGGCTTATGCGTATGCCATTATTCTTGGCATTAATGAATTTTATACTATTTGAATTTGAAAAAGATGAGTGACTTATAATGGTAAAAAGTAGGATCAAATAAATTGCTGTTTTTCTCATCATGGCATTTTTTAGGCACACTAATATTGCAACAAGCAAGACTTGTTTTTGTCAAAAAATTATATGTTTGGTGAGAATTCGAATCAGGTAAATTGTTATTCTCAATTATTTATACGATGAGAAAAAAAAAGTTACCTCGAAGAAATCAACGATTGTGTAAAGCGCACATAATCATAGACATCACACTGCAAATTTATTTTTAATTTTATAAGATTAATTGAAGCGGATTGCTTTGAGTGGTTTAATGCGAGAGACAAATTGGGTTGGAATAAACATGATCAGGGTACATATTAAAAATGTACCAAGATTAAGCAAAGCAAAACGTCCCCAACTTAATAATACAGGAACATGATCCATGTAATACGATTCAGGTGAGAGTTTGAATAGTTCAAATTTATATTGAAGGAAAATGAATGTAAAGCCAATTAAATTTCCAATAATGACTCCAGAAGCTATCAGGAAAGCAGCATGAATCATAAAGATTAATGAAACACTTTGGTCAGATGCTCCCATGGATTTCAGCATACCAATCATATTTGTTTTTTCCAGAATAATTATTAAAAGTGCTGTAATCATATTTACAGCTGCAACAATAACCATCAAAATCAAAATTATTCGAACATTGATATTCAGCAAATTCAGCCAATCAAATATCTGAGGATAAATCTGTGAGATCATTTTTGTATCCTCATTGAAATTTACTCCAGCTCTAACAATGTCATTTACTTGTTCGATTTCTTCCAGATCGTTGATGAAAACTTCGTAGCCACCAATTTGGTTGTTTTCCCAATTATTCAGTTTTTGAATTTGCTTGATATCGCAGATGGCAAAAACCTGATCGATTTCTTCAATTCCGCTATCAAATATTCCTGTGATAATAAACTTACGAACACGTGGAGGTTGCTGGACAAAATAAATAGCTACATCATCACCTATATTCAATCGGAGTTTTTTGGCTATTAAATTGGAGATAATCAGATTAGTTGATGTTGTGCTATCTGCAAATGTTGGAATTTCTCCTTCTACCAGAAATTGCCTGATATAGCTCCAGTCATAGGTAGACGATACTCCTTTAAGTACAACCCCTTCAATGGCTTCGGTTGTTTTAATAATGCCTGGCTTGTTGGCAAAAACCTGAATATTATTTACTTGGTCGATGCTGGAAATGCGCTTATAAACATCTTGAGAATATTCAATCGGTTCATTTTCAAAAGTATAATTTATATTCGTATGCGTTATTTGAATGTGTGAAGCAAAACCAATTACTTTGCTTTTTATTTCATGCTGAAAACCTTTAACAATGGAAATGGATACCATCATTACGGCTAAACTAAGTGCAATAGCAGCAATAGCAATTCGGACCACCGTTTTGGAAAATGTACGTTTGGACTGAAATGTGATTCTTTTTGCTATGTAATATTCGAAATTCACAAGGATATGAAAAAAATGATTGGACTTTTAATTTTTTATTTGTTTGCAAATTTAACATATGCACAGTTAAAAACAGGTGCTGAACAAATGAATAAATACATCCCTTTGATAAAGGATAAAAAAGTAGCTATTGTTGCCAATCATACGTCCATCATACAAGATGTTCATTTGGTAGATACATTATTATCGCTGCATATTCATATTGCTAAAATATTATCACCTGAGCACGGATTCAGAGGAAATAATGCAGATGGTGCCATTATTTCTGATTCAGAATACGGACCTGATAAAATTCCCATAATTTCCTTGTATGGAAACCACAAAAAGCCAACAGCGGCTGATTTGAAAGGAATTGATGTTGTTATTTTTGATATGCAGGATGTTGGCGTAAGGTGTTATACCTATATCTCAACCATGTCCTACGTCATGGAAGCCTGTGCAGAAAATAATGTGGCAATGATTGTATTGGATAGGCCAAATCCCAATATTGGTTTTGTAGATGGACCTGTTCTGAAAAAAGAATTTGCCTCTTTTGTTGGTTTGCATGAAGTTCCCTATCTGTATGGAATGACCATTGGTGAGTATGCAAATATGGTGAACGGAGAAGGCTGGCTAAACAAGGCAATTAAATGTGATTTAAAGATAATGCCTCTTTCATTTGAAGATGGTGAAGAATATTACTACCATCATTTGAGCGATTGTGAGCAGGCTTATTTTAAAGCGCATTATAAACTACCCATTGCACCAAGTCCAAACTTACCCAATATGAAAGCTGTAGCTTTATATCCTCATCTCTGTTTATTTGAAGGAACAGATGTGAGTGTGGGCAGAGGAACCAATAAACCTTTTCAGATTATTGGTAAACCAAATTCTCATGTAGGGAATTATTATTTTACACCAATAAGCATTCCGGGGGTTTCTGATAATCCTCCTCATTTGGGGAAAGAATGTCAAGGCATTGATTTAAGTAATACTCGGCTTCAGTGTGGATATTGGTCGCTCAGTTTAGAATTTCTTTTGGATTTCTATCAGCATTCTGATAATAAGTCAACATTTTTTAAAGCTTATTTCGACAAGCTTGCAGGAACCGATCAATTAAGAAAACAAATTATAGCAGGCTGGACAGAAGAGCAAATAAGAGAGAGTTGGAAAGAAGATCTTCAGAAATTTAAGCTCATAAGAGAAAAGTATCTGCTTTATTCCAGAAACTAAAAAACCCTACACTAAGTGCAGGGTTTTGAAAACAAGCTTGATTCGTTATTATGAAATTTTAATTTCTCTTAAAGCTTTTACTTTAGCTTCTTCTTTTTTAGGTAACATAACCTTTAGTACACCGTCTTCGTATTTTGCATCAATTTTTGAACTTTCGATGCTATCAGGTAATGTAAATGAGCGACTAAATGAGCTGTAATTAAACTCTCTGCGAGTGAAATTCATTTCTTCCTTCATTTCTTTTTCTTCAGTCTTGGTTTCAATTGTAATCACATCATTATCGAGTTTTACGTTGAAATCATTTTTCTTTAAGCCAGGTGCAGCAACTTCAATTACAAATTCTTCTTTGCTTTCAACAACATTTACAGCTGGTAAATTGTTTTTTGCCTTTGGTGTGAAAAAATCCCTGTCATTTTCAAAGAAATTATCAAAAAACTTTGAATATGCTGGATAGTAGTTGCTTGGTTTGTTCATTCTTACGAGTGTCATTATTTTGTCCTCCTATAATTTAATTTGTTAAAAAATCATTTTGTATTTGACTAGCTTATTTCAACTAAAATGCCATCAGTTAAAATGGAAATTATGGCTGCTTTAGGCGCAATTTGTTACTGACAAGTATTTGGTAATCAATAATATGAGGCCATATTTTCAGATTAGTACAGACAAAAATTCAAAAGATATGAAATAACGGCAGAAGCTGTCAGTTATTGAATTTCTAAATTGTAGCC
It encodes:
- a CDS encoding DUF1343 domain-containing protein — encoded protein: MKKMIGLLIFYLFANLTYAQLKTGAEQMNKYIPLIKDKKVAIVANHTSIIQDVHLVDTLLSLHIHIAKILSPEHGFRGNNADGAIISDSEYGPDKIPIISLYGNHKKPTAADLKGIDVVIFDMQDVGVRCYTYISTMSYVMEACAENNVAMIVLDRPNPNIGFVDGPVLKKEFASFVGLHEVPYLYGMTIGEYANMVNGEGWLNKAIKCDLKIMPLSFEDGEEYYYHHLSDCEQAYFKAHYKLPIAPSPNLPNMKAVALYPHLCLFEGTDVSVGRGTNKPFQIIGKPNSHVGNYYFTPISIPGVSDNPPHLGKECQGIDLSNTRLQCGYWSLSLEFLLDFYQHSDNKSTFFKAYFDKLAGTDQLRKQIIAGWTEEQIRESWKEDLQKFKLIREKYLLYSRN
- a CDS encoding Hsp20/alpha crystallin family protein, translated to MTLVRMNKPSNYYPAYSKFFDNFFENDRDFFTPKAKNNLPAVNVVESKEEFVIEVAAPGLKKNDFNVKLDNDVITIETKTEEKEMKEEMNFTRREFNYSSFSRSFTLPDSIESSKIDAKYEDGVLKVMLPKKEEAKVKALREIKIS
- a CDS encoding LamG domain-containing protein, with amino-acid sequence MRKTAIYLILLFTIISHSSFSNSNSIKFINAKNNGIRISQNSSLNLSSQGTIEAWIYLSSYKDFAGIIHKGDKKDFSDEAYTLQLWNNNKLYFAISNNSNSYQIQSTSSLQLSKWYHVSASWNSSGMQLYLNGKLESSSSNSLSINYASLNDPNKNGLNIGRQLNEDYNTSYNKFTFDGIIDEVRIWNSCLHIYQIQKRMFEELNSSDSLWSNLVGYWPFNEGSGTVVSDNSSNSNTGNFIPSNGNKPRWKTRLFPNSLTWKGDVSRDWNNANNWQEGITPHAFSNVLIPTTTTNLPEVKNTGMQCGSLILNPGKYLTIASGKSLKVWSEIVFKTDNTKTASLVNLGTLAVVGESRFERKITSDGWHYISSPVSNSSSNIFWGSALYGYNETSGLWNKVTNNQTLNSMDGYDVYVKNNHKVVTYTGSLNSGNFSKNLTYNRDGYNLIGNPYPATIDWDASSGWTKTNINGAIYIWDPAQNNFTTYTNGSGTNGGSRYIASTQGFFVRANSGGGSIAMTPQVMVEYPNGQFRGDKNAYQLSLIVDGNGRNDETIIRFHENAQEYFEDNLDAYKIYSYDSDVPQIYSVLTDGSFASINSLPKNNMDVSIPISFIASVNSEYQINCKLDKSPVETDFFLEDLVTNKIFDLKQGTYHFHGQVTDSKERFLLHVNHSATLVDNEKTSTELNENNMRSINVFSTHRTLFIDTRSTETNKAVIKVYNMLG
- a CDS encoding ABC transporter permease, whose product is MVRIAIAAIALSLAVMMVSISIVKGFQHEIKSKVIGFASHIQITHTNINYTFENEPIEYSQDVYKRISSIDQVNNIQVFANKPGIIKTTEAIEGVVLKGVSSTYDWSYIRQFLVEGEIPTFADSTTSTNLIISNLIAKKLRLNIGDDVAIYFVQQPPRVRKFIITGIFDSGIEEIDQVFAICDIKQIQKLNNWENNQIGGYEVFINDLEEIEQVNDIVRAGVNFNEDTKMISQIYPQIFDWLNLLNINVRIILILMVIVAAVNMITALLIIILEKTNMIGMLKSMGASDQSVSLIFMIHAAFLIASGVIIGNLIGFTFIFLQYKFELFKLSPESYYMDHVPVLLSWGRFALLNLGTFLICTLIMFIPTQFVSRIKPLKAIRFN